The following proteins come from a genomic window of Paenibacillus sp. CAA11:
- the mtrB gene encoding trp RNA-binding attenuation protein MtrB encodes MDHDEKLVGSGEYFVVKAKEQGVQVFGLTRGKDTRFHHTEKLDKGEVLIAQFTENTSAVKVRGKAIVMTKHGVIDTEE; translated from the coding sequence ATGGATCATGATGAGAAGTTGGTGGGTAGCGGTGAGTATTTTGTCGTGAAAGCCAAGGAACAGGGAGTGCAGGTGTTTGGATTGACCCGGGGGAAGGATACCCGCTTTCATCATACAGAGAAGCTGGACAAGGGAGAGGTGCTCATCGCCCAGTTTACTGAGAACACCTCTGCAGTTAAGGTGAGAGGCAAGGCCATTGTTATGACAAAACATGGTGTCATCGACACGGAAGAATAA
- a CDS encoding HU family DNA-binding protein — MNKSDLIAQVSESTELSKKDVTKAVDAVFEAISEALQNGDKVQLVGFGNFEVRERSARKGRNPQTGEEIEIPASKIPAFKPGKALKDGIK; from the coding sequence ATGAATAAATCTGACCTGATCGCACAGGTATCCGAAAGCACAGAGCTTTCTAAGAAGGATGTAACAAAAGCAGTAGACGCTGTTTTTGAAGCTATTTCTGAGGCGCTGCAAAACGGAGACAAGGTGCAGCTGGTGGGCTTCGGCAACTTCGAAGTTCGTGAACGCTCCGCACGTAAAGGCCGTAATCCGCAAACCGGAGAGGAAATCGAAATCCCTGCGAGCAAAATCCCTGCTTTCAAACCAGGTAAGGCGCTCAAAGACGGAATTAAATAA